The following nucleotide sequence is from Ahniella affigens.
CAGCTATTCGATCAACAACGGCCCGTTCACGACCGCGTCGGGAACGATTGCCCCCGGTAATCAAATCCGTGTTCAGCATACGGCGGCTTCGAGTTTCCAGACGTCGGTGCTAACCACATTGACGTTGGGCGGTATTAGCGGAAGCTTCATCTCACATTCGGAGTTGCGGGATGATGACCCGAATCTTCCCGTTCTGCCAATGCGTTCAGATGTGCCGCGCAACTCGCTGCAGACGTCGTCCGCGTTCTCAATCACCGGGATCAATGACGTCGTATCAATTGGCATCGTCAACGGCGCTTACGCGATCAACGGCGGTGCGTACCAGACTTCGGCTGGTACCGTGCGCTCGGGTGACACCGTACAGATTTCACATACGTCGGCAAGCGGATTTGCACAGCAAACCGCGAGCACGCTCTCAGTTGGATCGGGCACGGTCTCATTTGTGTCGCAAACTGAGTTCGCCGACACGACTCCCGATCCCTATGCATTTGCAGCGTTGAACAATGTGCCGCGCAGCACCGAGCAAACATCGAATGTCGTCACCGTAGCGGGTATCAACACGGCGGCAGCGATCAGCGTCACGGGTGGGACTTACTCGATCAACAATGGCCCGTTTGTCAGCACCAGTGGCGCAATCAGTGTGGGCGATTCGGTGCGCGTAAGGCACGTCTCTGCTGCAAGCTTCTCAACCGCCGCGATAGCAACGCTGAGCATTGGCGGCGCAATCGCGAACTTTACGTCGGTGACTGAAGCGATCGACACGACGCCGAGTGCATTTGATCCAACCGACCTCAACAACGTTCCGATCGCGACCTTGGTCAGCGCTGCGCCGATCGTGGTCAATGGGATTAATGCGCCGACGCCGATCAGTGTCAGCAACGGGAGCTTTACGATCAATGGCGGCTCTGCCCAAACGGTAGCCGGAACCGTGAATCCTGGGGACACCGTGATCGTCCGCCACGTCAGCGCTGCGACCTTTGCCACGGCAACTGAGACCGTACTGACAATTGGTGGCATCAGTGGTCTGTTTCGCTCCACCACCGAAGCCGCTGACAGCATCCCGTCGAACTTTAGCTTTGCCGCGCAAACGGGTTTGGCTACCAATGTCGCAGCGACGTCGCCGACTGTCACCGTGACGGGGATCAACACGGCGAGTCCGATCTCAGTCACCGGCGGCAGCTATGCGATCAATAGCGGGGCGTTCGTTACAACTGCCGGCACGGTGAATGCGGGTGACCAGGTCCGAGTCAGGGTAACCACAGCAGCGGCGGCGAATACAGCCGTCAATGCGACTCTGACCATTGGCGGCGTCAGCGCAAACTTCACGGCGACAACCGGCAGCGTTGACACCACACCGAATGTGTTTGCCTTCACCGATGTCGTCGATGCACGCCGCGGCAAATCCGTGACATCAGCTTCGGTTACGGTCAATGGGATCAATGCAAGCGTCCCGATCACGGTGAGTGGCGCTGGCGTGAAGTACTCGAAGAACGGTGGCACCTTCACATCCAATGCCGGGACCGTGGCGAACGGCGATCAGATTCGCCTGCAGCTGACAGCGTCTGCCAACGCCAACACGACCGTCAATGCCATCGCAACGGTTGGTGGCATCAGTGACACCTGGAGTGTCACGACAGGTACGCGGTAATCGCTGAAGTAAGTCGCTAGGGAGGGTCTGAACAAGTCCATCCTGGACTTTCAGACCCACACCGAGTCCGGCACTCAAGCCTGCCCCGGCGAAGGCCGGGGTCCGGACTCGGTGCTCCAGAATCAAGCACTTGCGCGCTTGATTCTGGGCAGGCCATCCATGGCCTGCGTCGCCTCTGAACTTGTTCAGAGGCTCCCTAGGGCCAAACTTCGGCAGGCTGTTGCAAAGCAGCCTGCCGAGCCGTTTGGGGGCGCCCGGTCTGGTCGCGTCAGGCATCGTCGAGCCGCCGTTGGCTACACCTGAATATCCAGATGCGCTCGTGTCGACGATTAGGGTCGACTTACGGTTCTACTTGATCGCGGCGATCGCCGTGTCGAGCACCGTATCGCGGCCCGCGCGAAAGCCATCGACGGTTTCTGCACTCGGAATATCGGGATGAATGCCGTGACCAACAAACTCGGTGCCGTCGGCAAGGCGATCGCGCTTGGCGCAGATTCGGGCGCCACCACCACCAGGCAGGGCCAGAAACAGCGGTTGCCCGGTACTGCCGCCGGTGGCTTCACCGACAATCTTGCCTCGTCCCATGTTCTTGAATGCGCCCACGAAGTCCTCAGCCGCTGAGTAGGTTTCAGCGCTAGTCAGCACAAGCACTTGGCCTTGGTAATGGCGTTCGCCATCGGCCGACCACGAGTTGGATTCTGCAATCGGTGTCTGCACCAAGCCCCAGGCGCGCCAGGCTGGCACATACTTTCGAGTCTGCCAGCGTGACGTGGGGATGGGTTGATCAGTCAACGTGGCGAGCACTCGATAGCCCTCACCACCGTTGCCGCCGCCGTTTCGACGAACGTCGAAGATAATCGCCTTGGCCTTGCTGATGCGCTCGAAGTTCGCAAGGTACTGCGTGGCGGCCTGGTCGCTTTCAAATTCGTTCAACGCGACATAGGCGATATTGTCCGGCAACATCTTCCAGCTGAAGGACGGCTTTCCAGAAACCTTCAGCGCCGAACGTTGTGCTTGCGACCATCGTGCGACGTTGATGTCGGTCGCATCCTCGCCTGCATTTTGGATTCGGAGATCAAGATCCTGATCGAGGTCACCTTGAAGGAGCTGAAACCCGAAGCTCCGTTGATCGCGGTCCTGTGGCGTGGATGCCGATACCCACGGCACAACCGACTCCGACACATACTGATGCACCGATTTGCCATTGATGGCGAGAATTTCCGTTCCTGGTCGCAGACCCTGGTCAGTCAGGCTCTTGTGGAACACCTCAGTGACGAGCACCCGGTTCTCAATCAGACGTGTGCGCAATGGCGGCCGCGCGTAGAACGTATCGTTCAACGCGGCGGGCGGGAAAACCCCGGAATGTCCGTCTTGCAACTGCGCGACAAATGCGATCAGCTCACGATAGTAGTCGGCGGTGTTCGATGACCGCTGCACCTTGGG
It contains:
- a CDS encoding S41 family peptidase, producing MAGNRVIKAIALILLLHVGHVHAERFTEAMDQAVQHMLAKQWPEAVSAFDRAASLGNLDAGQQYNFACVLALSGDHDRALTALEAAVNAGYTDTDHMQRDADLASLRTDPRFNAVIEHAGALLAFDQRVYGAKAIETPFAKSLPEAERIAGLSRLWSEAKYNFANFDLVPKLDWDALYLQTLPKVQRSSNTADYYRELIAFVAQLQDGHSGVFPPAALNDTFYARPPLRTRLIENRVLVTEVFHKSLTDQGLRPGTEILAINGKSVHQYVSESVVPWVSASTPQDRDQRSFGFQLLQGDLDQDLDLRIQNAGEDATDINVARWSQAQRSALKVSGKPSFSWKMLPDNIAYVALNEFESDQAATQYLANFERISKAKAIIFDVRRNGGGNGGEGYRVLATLTDQPIPTSRWQTRKYVPAWRAWGLVQTPIAESNSWSADGERHYQGQVLVLTSAETYSAAEDFVGAFKNMGRGKIVGEATGGSTGQPLFLALPGGGGARICAKRDRLADGTEFVGHGIHPDIPSAETVDGFRAGRDTVLDTAIAAIK